In the genome of Nymphaea colorata isolate Beijing-Zhang1983 chromosome 9, ASM883128v2, whole genome shotgun sequence, one region contains:
- the LOC116260970 gene encoding GDSL esterase/lipase At1g54790 — MGSAKFLYLVLLPSLFLLVPTTEEVDLNFPAIFNFGDSNSDTGNLVAAMGEKLVPPNGETFFKSPAGRFCDGRLIVDFLSDAFNLPLLDPYLDSLDNPDFRKGCNFAAAGSTILPATASAVSPFSFRIQVYQFLRFKAKVLELQAQGDRSRKFLPKEEIFNQSLYMFDIGQNDLAGAFYSKTEDQVIASIPTILSEFENGIQELYDEGARRFWIHNTGPLGCLAQNVARFGQDQLKLDELGCVASHNKAARLFNLQLNALTSKWRGQFSDANFTYVDIFTIKVNLIANFSKYGFEQPIMACCGYGGPPLNYDSRVSCGLTKNLNGSSITAGGCNDVTDYVNWDGIHYTEAANFHVASRILTGKFSDPPFVDKVPFSLKLEFQA; from the exons ATGGGTTCTGCTAAGTTCCTGTATCTCGTGTTACTGCCCTCCCTGTTTCTCTTGGTACCCACCACCGAAGAGGTCGACCTGAACTTCCCAGCCATATTCAACTTTGGGGATTCGAACTCGGACACCGGCAACCTGGTGGCCGCAATGGGCGAGAAACTCGTCCCACCCAACGGCGAGACCTTCTTCAAGAGCCCCGCCGGTCGCTTCTGCGACGGAAGGCTCATCGTCGACTTCTTGA GCGACGCTTTCAATCTGCCACTTCTCGATCCATACTTAGATTCATTGGATAATCCAGACTTCCGGAAGGGTTGTAATTTTGCAGCAGCCGGATCGACGATACTACCGGCAACCGCATCAGCAGTTAGCCCATTCTCATTTCGCATCCAAGTATATCAGTTCCTCAGATTCAAAGCAAAAGTTCTTGAATTGCAAGCTCAAG GTGATAGGTCTCGGAAGTTTCTTCCTAAGGAAGAAATCTTCAATCAAAGCCTGTATATGTTTGATATTGGTCAGAATGATCTTGCTGGTGCGTTTTACTCAAAAACTGAGGATCAAGTGATCGCTTCCATACCAACAATCTTGTCAGAGTTCGAGAATGGAATCCAG GAGTTGTACGACGAAGGTGCAAGGAGATTCTGGATTCATAACACTGGTCCTCTGGGATGCTTGGCTCAAAACGTTGCAAGGTTTGGGCAGGACCAGCTCAAGCTAGATGAGCTTGGGTGTGTAGCCTCTCATAACAAAGCTGCCAGGCTTTTCAATTTGCAACTCAATGCGCTCACAAGTAAATGGCGAGGGCAGTTCTCCGATGCCAACTTCACATATGTGGATATCTTCACCATCAAAGTCAATCTGATCGCGAACTTTTCGAAATATG gattTGAACAGCCAATAATGGCTTGCTGTGGATATGGAGGCCCACCATTGAACTATGATAGCCGGGTATCTTGTGGACTGACGAAAAACCTAAATGGATCCTCAATAACAGCAGGAGGATGCAACGATGTGACCGACTATGTGAACTGGGATGGCATTCACTACACAGAGGCTGCTAATTTTCATGTTGCATCACGAATCCTGACAGGAAAATTTTCTGACCCGCCATTTGTAGATAAAGTGCCATTCAGTCTGAAATTGGAGTTTCAAGCTTAG
- the LOC116260971 gene encoding UPF0603 protein At1g54780, chloroplastic, whose amino-acid sequence METTTIFSPSPLFNPKPLFSKPLYPSSLAPKRTPHFSPCKATLTSNGKQLLPTLQLPQLNPKSWFSNLNHGLAAFALSMAISFCPGLPSDTALASEFDVINGGPPTESYVVDDAGVLSRVTKSDLKRLLSDLESRKNFRINFITVRKLTSKADAFEYADQVLEKWYPTIEEGNNKGLVVLVTSQKEGAVTGGPKFIEAVGESILDATVSENLPVLATEEKYNEAVFSSAKRLVAAIDGLPDTGGPKFKDNKRESNFKTKEETEEKRGQFTLVVGGLLVIAFVVPMAQYYAYVSKK is encoded by the exons ATGGAGACGACCACcatcttctctccttctcccctcTTCAACCCCAAGCCCCTCTTCTCCAAGCCACTCTACCCATCTTCATTGGCGCCTAAAAGAACTCCCCATTTCTCCCCATGTAAAGCCACCCTCACCTCTAATGGGAAGCAGCTTCTTCCCACACTACAGTTGCCGCAACTGAACCCCAAATCTTGGTTCTCAAATCTCAACCATGGCCTGGCTGCATTTGCACTCTCGATGGCCATCAGCTTCTGCCCTGGGTTGCCTTCTGACACTGCACTAGCATCAGAATTCGACGTCATCAATGGCGGCCCACCCACCGAATCCTATGTGGTTGACGATGCCGGAGTGCTGAGCAGAGTCACCAAGTCTGATCTGAAGCGCCTTCTCTCTGATCTGGAGTCCAGGAAGAACTTCCGCATCAATTTCATCACTGTCCGGAAACTCACG AGCAAAGCTGATGCCTTCGAGTATGCCGACCAAGTTCTTGAAAAATGGTATCCAACCATCGAGGAAGGCAACAATAAAGGGCTTGTTGTTCTTGTTACATCTCAAAAGGAGGGGGCCGTCACTGGTGGCCCCAAGTTTATTGAAGCAGTGGGGGAAAGTATTCTGGATGCTACTGTGTCCGAAAATCTGCCTG TCTTAGCTACGGAAGAGAAATATAATGAAGCTGTGTTTAGCAGTGCCAAGCGTTTAGTGGCTGCCATTGATGGATTGCCAGATACTGGTGGCCCGAAGTTCAAAGACAACAAAAGAGAATCAAATTTTAAGACTAAAGAAGAGACCGAAGAGAAACGTGGGCAGTTCACTCTAGTGGTGGGAGGTTTGCTTGTAATTGCTTTTGTAGTTCCAATGGCTCAATATTATGCTTATGTGTCCAAGAAATAG